A segment of the Sulfurovum indicum genome:
GACTTGTTCCTTGAACGGTAGTTTTTGGGGTTCTGCAGCAGGGCAGGGATAGTATATTTTTTAATACGCTGTCCGATCTTATCAGAGTTTTTATGGAACCGGCCGATCTTCGCTTTTCCTTCAAAAGAGATCAGAAGTCGTCCTTTGGCATCGATCGTCATCCCTTCACTGTCTTTGGCCCATTTTTTAAATGCCTTGCCGCCTTTTTTAGTCAGATTCGCCGCTTCTATTGCTTCCAGCTCCTCTATCTTCTCTCCGAACCTGACATGAAAAACAAACAGTTTTCCCTCATCACTGATCATAAAGAGCTTCTGCGCTTTGGCCCAGTAGGCAACATCGGAGATTTCTGAGAATTTCAGCCCGTCGATCACACTATAGTTCAGCACTTTCTGATCCAAAATCCGTATACTTTGCGTACTGCCATTGTTATCAGAAGGGGTGATGTCGATCGTCCGTATCCCTGCAAAAAGATTTACCGCAAGAAGAGAGAGGAGTAAAAGATATTTCATGATGTTTTGGTTTTTTCCGGGAAAAGATAAACCATAATGATGATCCAGACAACTGCCAGGTCGATCGCAACATCTGCAAAATTGAAAACGGCAAAATTAAAGCCGCAATGCCAAGCCACATAATCAACCACCCCTTCATGTACGAAACGGTCATAGAGATTCCCCAGCGCTCCACCTATCAACAGGCCGACAGGAAAAGCATAACGCTTCATGTATCCCTCCTTCAGGACATAAAAGAGGATCATTGCGATCAACACTGCCTGGATCCACTTCAAATACGGTCCCATAAATGCAAACATCGAAAAGGCCACCCCTTTATTGAAGTGAAGTTCCAGGTCAATACACGTTCCCGGGCGGAAATACCCTTCCAGGAAGAGTGCTTTGATATTTTGATCAATAATAAAAGTACCGATTGCCACCAGCAAAAAAACAGAAAAAGCGCGCATTAAATGAGTACACCTTTAAAGAAGGCTACACTCTTCTCCATCATCTCTTCGAGTACCTTCGCATCTTTTCCCTCAAGCAACAGACGGACCTTGTTCTCTGTCCCTGAATAGCGGAAGAGATGCCGGATCCCTTTTGATTCGATCTCCATTTTGAGGTTTTCTAGTCCATCTATCTCCTCAAACGGCCGCTTCTCTTCTACCAAAAGGTTCACCAACATTTGCGGGTACGACTCATAGGGGTTGAAGGCTTCACTCGCTTTTTGTCCGGTGGTTACCAGGTAAGCCAGTGCCTGAAGCGCACTTGATATCCCGTCTCCTGTCTTTGCATAATCACTGAAGATAATATGCCCGCTCTGCTCTCCACCGAAATTGATACCCTTTTCCTGCATCAGCTTCACAACATTCTTGTCACCAACAGCAGAGCGGTAGAGCTTAAGCCCATATGAGGCAAGATACTCTTCCATCCCCTGATTGCTCATCACTGTAGCCACCATACCGTCTCCCCTGAGTGTTCCCTGCTCTTTCATATACACAGCAAGTACCGCCATCAGCTTGTCGCCATCGACTACTTCACCCTTCTCATCCACCAGCACAAGTCTGTCTGCATCACCATCCAGTGCGATCCCCAGGTCAGCACGTTTATCCAGCACAACTTTGGCCAGATTCTCCGGATACATCGCACCACACCCTTCATTGATATTGAAGCCGTCCGGTTCATCACCGATAACCACAACTTCCGCACCAAGCTCTTGCAATATGGTCGGACCGACAATATACCCCGCACCATTGGCACAATCGATCACTATACGCATTCCTGCTAAAGTCAGGGACTTGGGAAAGGAGTTCTTTATATGGACGATATAGCGCCCGATGACATCATCAATACGCTTGGATTTTCCAATCTCCTTTCCCGTCACTTGTGCCGCTTCAAGTGATTCTTCATTTCTATAGATCGTCTCGATCTTCTCTTCCTCTTCACGGTTAAGCTTATTCCCTTCGCTGTCGAAGAACTTGATACCGTTATCGTAGTAAGGATTATGACTGGCAGAGATCATGATCCCTGCATCACAACGCATATTCTCTGTCAAAAATGCGATAGCAGGTGTCGGCATAGGACCGATCTGGATCACATCAAAGCCTACTGCCGTCAAACCCGATACCAATGCATTCTCTATCATATAGCCGCTGCGGCGTGTATCTTTCCCTACCAGTATCTTGTTAGTCTTTGCAAACTGTTTGAAGTAGATCCCCGTTGCCATTGCCAGACGCATCGTATTGATCGCACTTACCTTTTTCCCCGCTTCCCCCCGTACACCATCTGTTCCAAAAAGAGTCACAATAAGTTCCTTGCCATAATTTATCAGACTTAATTTTATCGAAATTTCATTAACCTCCCTGATTTTAGCCTCTTTTAAGTTTATTAATAAATATTTAATCTTTTTTTAGATATTATTCGCCAACTATTTTCACTCTATAGTATATGAGTGTTACAACAATATCCAAAAAGGAATCCTAATGGCACACCACAAGTCAGCAAAAAAGCGTATTTTGCAAACGGCGAAGAGAACAGAAAGAAACAGATACTATAGAACACGTATCAAAAATATCGTAAAAGCGGTTCATGAAGCAGTAGCAGCAGCAGACAAAGAAGCTGCCGCTGAAGCATTCAAGATCGCAAACAAGCAGATCCACTCACTTGTAAGCAAAGGTTTCATCAAGAAACAGACTGCTGCAAGAAAAGTAAGCCGTCTTCACAAGATGGTAAACAATATCGAAGCTGCATAAGCAGTCTTCGACCTCCCCTTCAATATCTCAATTTAAAATTCAATACAAAGAACGCCTATGTTCAAAGAAAAACTTCAACCTTTTATCGATAGACACAATGAGATCAGTGAACTGCTGAGTTCCCCGGATATTGCCAGTGATATCAACCGCATGACAGAATTAAGCAAAGAACAGGCGGGACTTAATGAACTGGTAGAGAAAGCCAGGCGCTACATTGAAACAGCAGAAGCCATAGAAGAGAACAAAGAGCTTCTGGGTGATCCCGAACTGGGAGACCTTGCCAAAGAGGAGCTCTCCATACTTGAACCTGTACTCCCGGAACTCGAAGAGGAGATCAAGGTGTTGATGATCCCCAAAGACAAGAATGATGACAAGAATATCTATCTTGAACTTCGTGCCGGAGCAGGAGGGGATGAAAGTGCCCTCTTTGTTGCAGATATGTTCAAAATGTACACACGCTATGCCGAACAGATGGGATGGAGGGTTGAGATCGTCAGCTCCAGTGAGGGGACAGCAGGTGGCTACAAAGAGCTTATTGCACAGATCAAAGGAGAAGGTGTCTACTCCAAGCTCAAGTATGAGGCGGGGACACACCGGGTACAACGTGTTCCGGATACAGAAACACAAGGGCGTGTCCATACCTCAGCGATCACTGTAGCCGTTATCCCGGAGGTGGATGATGTCGAGGTAGATATCAAACCAAACGAGATCAAAATGGATGTCTACCGCTCCAGCGGCTGTGGAGGACAATCGGTCAATACTACCGACTCGGCTGTACGTCTTACACACATCCCTACCGGTATTGTCGTCGCGATCCAGGATGAAAAGTCACAGCACAAAAACCGTGACAAGGCAATGAAAGTACTCAAAGCACGTGTTTATGAAGCAGAGCTTCAAAAACAGCTTGACGAAACAGCCGGGCAGCGTAAACTTCAGGTTGGATCAGGAGATCGCTCTGAAAAGATAAGAACCTACAACTACCCGCAGAACAGGCTCACTGATCATCGCATTGGACTTACCCTCTATGCTCTGGATGATGTCATGAACAACGGGAACCTGCAGCTGGTCATCGACCCGCTTATTGCCCATGCACAGGCAGAAGCCATCCAGGAAGCAGGACTGTAGGCATCTGATCTCTTGGTGCATGAACACACACCCTGCATGCCAAACATATTACGTTGGTCTGTCAAAACAGGAGAACGTTTGGCAACACCTAAACCTGCAACACTCAATACCAAATAACACCAACAGTGTTACGGTTCATTCATCCATTGCCTCTATCTCTGCATACACTTTATCCAAATGGCGTCCCAGCGTATGTTCTATACCGTCCCATGCTTTATAGGCTTCCAATCGTGCCTTTACTTTATCTGCAACTTCATAAGGTTCCACTTCATCTTCATATGCTTTTGCTATCTCTTCTGTGATCACCTTCAAATAGGCAAGGTATGGTTCTACCGTCTCTTTTCTTCTGCCTGATTGTCCGTGTCCCGGTACATACATCTTCATTTCCGGTTCGGCCATGATCTCCTCAAGCAGCTTTCTGTTCCCAAAAACACTGGAGGTACTGTCAAAAGCACCAAAGCGTCCCCTCATTACATTGTCTCCCAAAAAGAGTGTATTTGAGTTGACATGTTCGATAAGCAGGTCAGTATCTGTATGTGCTGTTTTGGGATGTCTTACTACAAATATTTCACTGTCAACTTCTATTTTGTCACCCATCTTCAAGGCTCTTGTCGGATAGGCAAATTCCTTTGTGCCTTTGAGATTCCCGGTCATACGATCCAAAATATTATACCATTTCTCCGCCTCACCTGCCTTGGCCTCGGCTATCATATGCTCATCTGCATAAATAACCGCTTTGGGATACTTCTCTGCAATTGCCTTGTTGGCAAACCAGTGGTCACCGTGCTTATGCGTATTAAAGATCGCCAGGATCGGTTTTTTGCTGACATTCTCTATCTCTGAAAGTACTTTTTCCCCTATATTGTAGTTCCCTCCCGGATCAACAATGATCAATCCGTTCTTCCCTTCAATCACCGCAGGGTTGTTCATAAACCCTTCATTCTCTTTGTTCGGTTCAGTAACTGGTCCATGCATGACATAAATATTCTCATGCAGTTTTTCAAATTTGAACTCTCCGTATTTTCCCAATACAAAAGCATTCAGACCTGTCATCAACAATAGTACCCCTATCAAACTACCTGTTACTCTTTTCATTGTATACCTTCTCCATTTTCTTATTTCTTACTAAAATTATAGTGAATCCGATATAATAATCACCATAATCCCGAAATATGCATTAGAATCACTCGAAGTTCACCAAATGCTTGCGCTATAGGTGTTTGCAAAAAATTTGAGGTTAACCCAAAGGTTAATCGATGATTTTCTCGTAAATGGCTATGGTGCAATGATTTGTGTGAAATAGAGTGGTTTCTATTGCATAATTCGGGATAATATAATATCTTAGGAACAACTATGTCGCAATTTCAACAGATCGACTCAACTGAAAATATCCGAACTGTCATTAAAGCAGCTTTCGATACTGACCTGCCGCTTAGCGGTGGATGGGGATACACACAGGATATTGCTACACTGATTGATGACAATCCAGACAAACTTCCTCTCTCACAACTCGAGCATATGATCGCCTCTATGCGGGCATATCTTGAGATGAATCTGACACAGGAAAAAGCCAAGCGGTACGGAAGCATCAATCTCAGGGAAGTAGACAGAAGTGTCGTTGAAAAAGAGAAGCAGCTTTACCATAAAGTGATCTATGAGATCTCAGCCATGCGAGAAGAGGTCTATGCTGCTTTCATCGATGAATACAAAGAAGGGTACGGGAAAGAGAACTTTGACATAGCATTACACTTTCAACGCAGAAAAGAAGCAACACTCATTCGCAAAGAGATACACTGGTTCGAAGTGAGTCAAGTCATTTAAGTGATCCCTTGATCACTTAGAGTACCTGAATCCTTTGCCTGTCCCCAGGGATCAGGCAAAAAGAAAGTAAGAAGATTACTTTATCTTCTTGCTCTCTGTCACAGTTTTTCCCGAAAGATCTGTCCATGTAATCTCGATCTTTCCGCCTTTCTGTCCTTTAAACTTGAATTTCCACTGCGGGTTCTTGGACCAGAATTGACTTGTAGAGACATCATATACTACTTTATCACCCACTTTTGCAGAAATGTGCGTAATAAAGTTTGCTTCTTTCCCTTTTTTCTTTGCCTGGTCGTAAGTAAGCATGTCATGTTTAGCCATTACTTTTACGCCAATAACACCATTTTTTTCTTTTGCTTTGATTTTCATATTACCCATGATATTCCTTTATCTTTTCTCAATTCTTTACAAGTCGTGCAGGTCTTAACCTTCACATCCGCCAAGTGCAACTTCAAGAGTCATAGCACCCTTGTAGAATTTACCGTCCGCACCTTCGAGGATAGCTGTGATCGTACCGGATTTTTTCATCTTGATCTTAAACATATAGTCAATGATAGAGTCTTTGTCACATGAGAATACACATACTGTTGCTTCCGGGTTTGCATCCTGGAATACCGCTACAGATTTCGCTACAAGATCAGACTTCACTGTTACAGGGATTGCTCCTCCGTTACTTGCCACCTTTGGTGCTTTTACTGTTACTCCGCTCTCTTCGGGCTTGATATCACCATACAAAGCTTTGATCGCATCAGGTACAGTATGTGCTGTCCAGGCATCAGGCTTTGTTTTTCTAAAGTCGATCGTGCTCAGTGCACTTAAAGTTGCTGGCAATGTTGCCATTGCCAACACACCAAAACCAATAAAATTTCTTCTGTTCATACTATTTCCTTTTATCTGAAATTGATAGGTACCAAAGGCTTGTAACCTTGGATACCATTATACACTAATAATCGTGAAGCAAATGTGAATTTACTATTTGCTTGCACCCACCATATAGTCTACGATCTCTTTGATCTTCTCATCAGAAAGTGATGTACCGCCTTTTGGAGGCATACCGCCTTTACCATTGATCGCATTATCGTAAACTTTGTCGATACCTTGCTTCAGCACTGCTGCCCAGGCTTTTTTGTCACCGACTGCAGGTGCACCCATTGCATCTGTAGCATGGCATACAGAACAAGATGCTTCATATGCTTTTTTACCAGGATGTTCTGTACCTGCTCCCTCTTTTTTTGCAGGAAGGTCTTTTTTGTTAGACAAAGGTGGCTGATAGTCACTAATACCTGCTCCCTGAATTCTTGCGATCTTTGCTTCACCTTTGAAACAGTTTTTCATACAGCGTGTTCCATTTCCGTAATTGCTGACATCGTTGAAATACTTACGTGCATTCTCAAGACCGTTCTTTCCGTCAATCTTCGGCTCGAAACCATCTTTATTTGGCATAACAAGTTTCAAGAACTTCTCTCTGTTGAGCTCATATTCATCATCAAGCTCTTCTCCATCAATCATCAATTCATTGATAGAGATAATATATGCACACAATGCATATACTTCATCATCAGTCAGAGTCATTGGTGCAGGGTGAGGCATACCGGTTTTAATATACCACCAAAGTGTACTAGCCTGCGGCCAGTATGTACCGAATACACGGATCGGACCATCATCATCCGGAGTCAGTCTCTGGTTTGTCAAACTCTTTTGTCCTTCATAGGCATTCCCTTTTTGAAGTGCCGGATATCCTGCTCCGCCTGTACCGAAATCAAAGTGACAGGAGGCACATTTTGCCTCATATACTGCATCACCTTCTTCAACTGTACCTTTTCCTTCAGGAAGACCGGTACCGTCAGGCATTACATCGATATCCCATGCTTTTATCTCATCAGGAGTTGCTGCTCTTCCAAGATTAAAAGATGTTTTATGTGCCTTTTCATTTACATAGTAAGCTGATGTCTTTCCTTTTTTCACAGGATATGTCACACCACCATCGATAACTTTTTTACCATTCGCATAGGTACGTGACGCATCACTTCCTGCAAACAGTGTCGTTGATGCAGCCGCTACAACAACTGCCGACAACAATACATTACGATAAGACTTGAACATTGTTCACCTCCCCTTTTGCTGTTACTTCCCAGGTATGGATACCGTTTCTGTGGTAGACTGATTCTACACCCATTACTTCTCTCTCATGCTTGACTGTCGGCTGAATATGTCCGGCATTGTCTCTTGCACGACTCGAAAGCAGCAATGGTTTTCCTTCATACTTGTAAATGTAGCTGAATCTTGTCCATGCTTTTGGCAATACAAGACCTTTCAAACTGGCCTCTACCCAATTCTTACCACCGTCAAATGAGATATCAACACCTTCTATCGTACCCATACCAGACCATGCAAGACCTTCAATCTCTACAATATCGCCTTTTTTGAGATCCGTCCAAGGCTTCTCAGGGCACGGTGTGGTAATGACAGAGTTCACTTCGTTTGCATAGAAGTGCTGGATCGCTTTACCTGATTTTTTAAGTGCTGTATATTTTGCTGTCTCTTCTTTTGCATAGTATGGCTCAGAAGCAAACTCAAGACGGCACAGCCATTTCACACACAAGTTACCTTCCCATCCCGGTACAAGCAGTCTGATCGGATATCCCTGCTCTGGTCTGAGTGCTTCACCGTTTTGTCCCCAAACGATCATTGCATCATCAAGTACCTTGTCGATCGGTACCGTTCTCCCCATATGAGAGTTGTCTGCACCCTCTGCAAGCATCCATCTTGCATTTGGTTTCAACCCAAGATCTTTAAGAATATCTTTGATATAGACACCGGTCCACTCTGCACAGCTCATCATACCTTTAGCGAACTGAATAGACGGGAACTGCGGGTTTCTCCACTCCGGACCACCATTTGCCGGACACTCTATGAAGTGGATTCTGCTTACACTCGGGTAACGCTTAAGTTCATCCATGGTAAGCACCAATGTCTTCTCAACAAGACCGTGGATCATTAACCTGTGTTCATTAGGGTCGATCTCTGCTGTACCACCGTGGCAACGGCTGAAGAAAAGACCGTTTGGTGTGATCACCCCTTGCATATCCTGGATCGGACACATCGCGATCGATGCATACCAGTTACCTGAAGAGAGGAGTTTGGTGTTCCTTCTTGTAACATTATGCTCATACGGTGATGGTTGCCCATACAAGTTATGTGTTACAGGATAACCGAATGTTGTTCCCCATGGTTTCTCTTCCAAAATTGCTGGATCGCCTTTGAGCTCTTTATGCTCTTTTGCATCTATCTTCACCGGTGCCATTACACTTGCAGCCGCCATTGCACTGACCGAGAATGCCGCCGATTTTCTAAAAAAGTCTCTTCTGCCGGACTGAATGGTTTCAGCTTCAGAAGCTTTACTTATCTTAGTCATATTACCTCCTTATTTTTCTTATGTAGCACTCCTATCTCGATATGAGCAGAGACACTATTGTCATTGATTGTAATCGAAATTGAGTTAAATTGTCAAGCAAAATAACAAATATTTTCTTTTGTCTCACAATATTCGTAAAAAATATACATATTATTAGCAATTCCAATATATTATCAATAAAATATTTTAATATAATCAGAAAAATAGAACAAATGAAAGCATACTTCATTATCTTAATTATGATAAAATAAAGGATCATAAACAAGAGGATAATACCATGAAAGAGGTCGGGAAGATACATGCCCTTTTCATTTCCCAGAAAGGCATAGAATACCCTGTTGCCAGACAGAGTGTTCTTGTTGATCCTAAAGGGATCAGCGAAGACAAGCATTATAATACGGCTCCGGAACGTACAGTACTCATTACCTCCCTTGAGAGTTACCATATAGTCAAGGAGCAGCTTGGTACCAGCATGCCTCACGGGTACCTGGGGGAGAATCTCCTCATAGACTACAACCCGTATCATCTGCCCCTTGGCACACAACTGCAGGTAGGTACTGCAACTTTGGAGATCACCCAGAACTGTACTCTCTGCAACCACTTGGCAAAACTTAACAAACACATCCCGAAACTTCTAAAGGATGACAGAGGTATCTTTGCAAAAGTAGTCAAAGAGGGAGAGATCAAAACCGGGGATTCTATCCGTATTCTCTAAATCCGGTCGCGCTTTTACTTTGCGTTACCTACGGGTAGCCCTACACATTTCTCAGTTCACACCTTACCTCTTCTCGTTCTCTCAAAAGTTCAGCTTATTCGTTGGGGGAGCAATAACATCTCCACCTGCTTCTTCCAGGCTTAGTTACAACAAATGTCTGTAAAAAACGACATTAGACCGAAAGTCATTATATATCCAGCAAACCCAAGATGCATTATTTGACTGTAAACGTCTGGCATCGCCAAACCTGCAATATATCATTTTTTAAAAGAAACGTAGTTTATTACCGTACCAATTAAATACTTCAAACTTTGATGCTGCAATTTCGTTCACAGATAAGGCAGATTTTCGCAGGACTAGCCGGAGGCTAATTCAAGAAAATCTAACGCCGTATGTAGGCGAAAGTGCTGCACCCTTCGGGGAGAACGATACGAGACAACCTGCACGCAAAAAAATCTTTGAATTACCTACGGGTAGTCCTTCAGATTTTTTCACGCACATCTTGCCTCGTCTCGTTCTCTCAAAGTTTGAGGTATTTAGTTGGTGCGGTAATAATATGGAAAGTTATGCAGTGTGCAGCCGGAGTCTTTGCCTCCGGCTGGAGAAGTAAAAGAC
Coding sequences within it:
- a CDS encoding esterase-like activity of phytase family protein: MKYLLLLSLLAVNLFAGIRTIDITPSDNNGSTQSIRILDQKVLNYSVIDGLKFSEISDVAYWAKAQKLFMISDEGKLFVFHVRFGEKIEELEAIEAANLTKKGGKAFKKWAKDSEGMTIDAKGRLLISFEGKAKIGRFHKNSDKIGQRIKKYTIPALLQNPKNYRSRNKSLEALAWHPEYGILTVAEWPLKQDDKKQQTVYALNGKKWHFKAEPERRSAVSAIEVMESGDLLVLERSYTGLTNPFVVTLKRVYLKNCKKGMCRTEVLAKMNTHKGWSVDNFEGLARVGKNRYVMVSDDNDNFFQRTLLIYFEVKE
- the lspA gene encoding signal peptidase II, with translation MRAFSVFLLVAIGTFIIDQNIKALFLEGYFRPGTCIDLELHFNKGVAFSMFAFMGPYLKWIQAVLIAMILFYVLKEGYMKRYAFPVGLLIGGALGNLYDRFVHEGVVDYVAWHCGFNFAVFNFADVAIDLAVVWIIIMVYLFPEKTKTS
- the glmM gene encoding phosphoglucosamine mutase is translated as MTLFGTDGVRGEAGKKVSAINTMRLAMATGIYFKQFAKTNKILVGKDTRRSGYMIENALVSGLTAVGFDVIQIGPMPTPAIAFLTENMRCDAGIMISASHNPYYDNGIKFFDSEGNKLNREEEEKIETIYRNEESLEAAQVTGKEIGKSKRIDDVIGRYIVHIKNSFPKSLTLAGMRIVIDCANGAGYIVGPTILQELGAEVVVIGDEPDGFNINEGCGAMYPENLAKVVLDKRADLGIALDGDADRLVLVDEKGEVVDGDKLMAVLAVYMKEQGTLRGDGMVATVMSNQGMEEYLASYGLKLYRSAVGDKNVVKLMQEKGINFGGEQSGHIIFSDYAKTGDGISSALQALAYLVTTGQKASEAFNPYESYPQMLVNLLVEEKRPFEEIDGLENLKMEIESKGIRHLFRYSGTENKVRLLLEGKDAKVLEEMMEKSVAFFKGVLI
- the rpsT gene encoding 30S ribosomal protein S20: MAHHKSAKKRILQTAKRTERNRYYRTRIKNIVKAVHEAVAAADKEAAAEAFKIANKQIHSLVSKGFIKKQTAARKVSRLHKMVNNIEAA
- the prfA gene encoding peptide chain release factor 1 — its product is MFKEKLQPFIDRHNEISELLSSPDIASDINRMTELSKEQAGLNELVEKARRYIETAEAIEENKELLGDPELGDLAKEELSILEPVLPELEEEIKVLMIPKDKNDDKNIYLELRAGAGGDESALFVADMFKMYTRYAEQMGWRVEIVSSSEGTAGGYKELIAQIKGEGVYSKLKYEAGTHRVQRVPDTETQGRVHTSAITVAVIPEVDDVEVDIKPNEIKMDVYRSSGCGGQSVNTTDSAVRLTHIPTGIVVAIQDEKSQHKNRDKAMKVLKARVYEAELQKQLDETAGQRKLQVGSGDRSEKIRTYNYPQNRLTDHRIGLTLYALDDVMNNGNLQLVIDPLIAHAQAEAIQEAGL
- a CDS encoding MBL fold metallo-hydrolase translates to MKRVTGSLIGVLLLMTGLNAFVLGKYGEFKFEKLHENIYVMHGPVTEPNKENEGFMNNPAVIEGKNGLIIVDPGGNYNIGEKVLSEIENVSKKPILAIFNTHKHGDHWFANKAIAEKYPKAVIYADEHMIAEAKAGEAEKWYNILDRMTGNLKGTKEFAYPTRALKMGDKIEVDSEIFVVRHPKTAHTDTDLLIEHVNSNTLFLGDNVMRGRFGAFDSTSSVFGNRKLLEEIMAEPEMKMYVPGHGQSGRRKETVEPYLAYLKVITEEIAKAYEDEVEPYEVADKVKARLEAYKAWDGIEHTLGRHLDKVYAEIEAMDE
- the soxZ gene encoding thiosulfate oxidation carrier complex protein SoxZ, which produces MGNMKIKAKEKNGVIGVKVMAKHDMLTYDQAKKKGKEANFITHISAKVGDKVVYDVSTSQFWSKNPQWKFKFKGQKGGKIEITWTDLSGKTVTESKKIK
- a CDS encoding thiosulfate oxidation carrier protein SoxY, translated to MNRRNFIGFGVLAMATLPATLSALSTIDFRKTKPDAWTAHTVPDAIKALYGDIKPEESGVTVKAPKVASNGGAIPVTVKSDLVAKSVAVFQDANPEATVCVFSCDKDSIIDYMFKIKMKKSGTITAILEGADGKFYKGAMTLEVALGGCEG
- a CDS encoding c-type cytochrome yields the protein MFKSYRNVLLSAVVVAAASTTLFAGSDASRTYANGKKVIDGGVTYPVKKGKTSAYYVNEKAHKTSFNLGRAATPDEIKAWDIDVMPDGTGLPEGKGTVEEGDAVYEAKCASCHFDFGTGGAGYPALQKGNAYEGQKSLTNQRLTPDDDGPIRVFGTYWPQASTLWWYIKTGMPHPAPMTLTDDEVYALCAYIISINELMIDGEELDDEYELNREKFLKLVMPNKDGFEPKIDGKNGLENARKYFNDVSNYGNGTRCMKNCFKGEAKIARIQGAGISDYQPPLSNKKDLPAKKEGAGTEHPGKKAYEASCSVCHATDAMGAPAVGDKKAWAAVLKQGIDKVYDNAINGKGGMPPKGGTSLSDEKIKEIVDYMVGASK
- the soxC gene encoding sulfite dehydrogenase gives rise to the protein MTKISKASEAETIQSGRRDFFRKSAAFSVSAMAAASVMAPVKIDAKEHKELKGDPAILEEKPWGTTFGYPVTHNLYGQPSPYEHNVTRRNTKLLSSGNWYASIAMCPIQDMQGVITPNGLFFSRCHGGTAEIDPNEHRLMIHGLVEKTLVLTMDELKRYPSVSRIHFIECPANGGPEWRNPQFPSIQFAKGMMSCAEWTGVYIKDILKDLGLKPNARWMLAEGADNSHMGRTVPIDKVLDDAMIVWGQNGEALRPEQGYPIRLLVPGWEGNLCVKWLCRLEFASEPYYAKEETAKYTALKKSGKAIQHFYANEVNSVITTPCPEKPWTDLKKGDIVEIEGLAWSGMGTIEGVDISFDGGKNWVEASLKGLVLPKAWTRFSYIYKYEGKPLLLSSRARDNAGHIQPTVKHEREVMGVESVYHRNGIHTWEVTAKGEVNNVQVLS
- a CDS encoding MOSC domain-containing protein; translation: MKEVGKIHALFISQKGIEYPVARQSVLVDPKGISEDKHYNTAPERTVLITSLESYHIVKEQLGTSMPHGYLGENLLIDYNPYHLPLGTQLQVGTATLEITQNCTLCNHLAKLNKHIPKLLKDDRGIFAKVVKEGEIKTGDSIRIL